One Cryptosporangium aurantiacum DNA window includes the following coding sequences:
- a CDS encoding HhH-GPD-type base excision DNA repair protein, with the protein MVTLRLSQDVDADAFLADDPLALLVGMLLDQQFPMERAFAAPYTLSRRMGVSRLDPAAIAAFDPDEFAALFATPPALHRYPQAMAGRVQSVASYVLDAYDGDTARLWTGATSGADLLKRIKALPGFGEQKARIFVALLGKQFAVRPDGWREAAGAYGEDGSTRSVADVTGPETLQAVREFKKAAKAKAKEGAR; encoded by the coding sequence ATGGTGACGCTGCGTCTGAGTCAGGACGTCGATGCCGACGCGTTCCTGGCTGACGACCCGCTCGCGCTGCTCGTCGGCATGCTCCTCGATCAGCAGTTCCCGATGGAGCGGGCGTTCGCGGCGCCCTACACGCTCAGCAGGCGGATGGGCGTGTCGCGGTTGGACCCGGCCGCGATCGCCGCGTTCGACCCGGACGAGTTCGCCGCGCTGTTCGCCACGCCGCCAGCCCTGCACCGGTACCCGCAGGCGATGGCCGGCCGGGTCCAGTCGGTTGCCTCCTACGTGCTGGACGCCTACGACGGCGACACCGCACGGCTGTGGACGGGCGCGACCAGCGGCGCCGACCTCCTGAAGCGGATCAAGGCCCTCCCGGGCTTCGGCGAGCAGAAGGCCCGGATCTTCGTCGCGCTGCTCGGCAAGCAGTTCGCCGTCCGGCCGGACGGCTGGCGCGAGGCCGCCGGTGCCTACGGCGAGGACGGCTCGACCCGCTCGGTCGCGGACGTGACCGGCCCGGAGACGCTGCAGGCCGTCCGTGAGTTCAAGAAGGCCGCCAAGGCGAAGGCCAAGGAGGGTGCACGATGA
- a CDS encoding GNAT family N-acetyltransferase: MSAGDAAGFDSSLWPLAQLRVRAGAIELRPPTDDDLPALAALVPVEAGHDPTLPISGVTTPHEVTAQAVLRQVWRSRAELAPDRWRICLAAYVDGVLVGQQDLKADDFPRRRIVETSSWLGTEHRRRGHGKAMRALALHLAFEGLGAVAVESESAEGNDAALGITRSLGYSPSGDTYEVHDGVVTHMLWSRLTRERWALHRQGYGLGPVECEGVEGCRQLLGLPPTELAPTSNGNRAANGVAHRGAPTGQPAPA, translated from the coding sequence ATGAGCGCTGGCGACGCCGCGGGCTTCGACTCTTCGCTGTGGCCGTTGGCCCAGCTCCGTGTGCGTGCCGGCGCGATCGAGCTGCGCCCGCCGACCGACGACGACCTGCCCGCGCTGGCCGCGCTGGTCCCGGTCGAGGCCGGTCACGACCCGACGCTGCCGATCAGCGGCGTCACCACCCCGCACGAGGTGACCGCCCAGGCCGTGCTGCGGCAGGTCTGGCGGTCACGGGCCGAGCTGGCGCCCGACCGGTGGCGGATCTGCCTCGCGGCCTACGTCGACGGCGTCCTGGTCGGTCAGCAGGACCTGAAGGCGGACGACTTCCCCCGCCGCCGGATCGTCGAGACGTCCTCCTGGCTCGGCACCGAGCACCGGCGTCGCGGGCACGGCAAGGCGATGCGGGCGCTCGCGCTGCACCTCGCGTTCGAGGGGCTCGGCGCGGTCGCGGTCGAGAGCGAGTCCGCGGAGGGCAACGACGCGGCCCTGGGCATCACCCGATCGCTCGGGTACAGCCCCAGCGGCGACACCTACGAGGTGCACGACGGGGTCGTCACGCACATGCTCTGGTCACGGCTGACCCGGGAGCGGTGGGCCCTTCACCGGCAGGGTTACGGCCTCGGGCCGGTCGAGTGCGAAGGCGTGGAGGGATGCCGGCAGCTGCTCGGACTGCCCCCCACCGAGCTGGCGCCGACGAGCAACGGCAACCGGGCCGCGAACGGCGTCGCCCACCGCGGCGCACCGACGGGACAGCCCGCACCGGCCTGA
- a CDS encoding DUF3099 domain-containing protein, with the protein MQTRRSRVEVITGADRSPADQLRRRQWQYFGLMMLRVVCLIVAAILVSLEVPYALAWVLFLTVGMVAFPWIAVMVANDRPPREENRFTNRLRRSSAGARAVATHEQGDDVRRPERPELDARELPPSSAKVIDPDD; encoded by the coding sequence GTGCAGACACGGCGATCGCGGGTCGAGGTGATCACCGGGGCCGACCGGAGTCCCGCCGATCAGCTCCGCCGCCGTCAGTGGCAGTACTTCGGGCTGATGATGCTGCGGGTCGTCTGCCTGATCGTCGCCGCGATCCTGGTCAGCCTGGAAGTCCCGTACGCGCTGGCCTGGGTGCTGTTCCTGACCGTCGGCATGGTGGCGTTCCCGTGGATCGCGGTGATGGTCGCGAACGACCGCCCGCCTCGGGAGGAGAACCGCTTCACCAATCGCCTGCGGCGGTCGTCGGCCGGGGCCCGTGCCGTGGCCACCCACGAACAGGGGGACGACGTCCGCCGGCCGGAGCGGCCCGAACTCGACGCCCGCGAGTTACCGCCGTCCTCCGCCAAGGTCATCGACCCCGACGACTGA
- a CDS encoding carbohydrate kinase family protein has product MTTAPQRRAGRVAVVGDLATDIVIRTDGPPAVGSDRPAQIRYSGGGAAANTAAWLATAGVPVTLVARVGDDAPGRDRIAELVAAGVESAVAIDPELPTASIAVLVDGDGERTMFPDRAAADRLDAADVAAVVGRDDIRHLHLSGYALLDAGSRKAGLAALDVAKERRLTISVDAASAAPLEAAGPERFLRWIARVDLLLANAAEAAVLTGLSDPSVAAARLAEAVDTAVVKDGAGGAWWRGASGAAWVAAEPARRVVDTTGAGDAFAAGLLAAWLTGAGPAGALAAGARAGTLAVGLPGARP; this is encoded by the coding sequence GTGACCACCGCGCCGCAGCGCCGAGCGGGCCGGGTCGCCGTCGTCGGTGACCTGGCCACCGACATCGTGATCCGCACCGACGGGCCACCCGCGGTCGGGTCGGATCGGCCGGCGCAGATCCGGTACAGCGGTGGCGGCGCCGCCGCGAACACCGCGGCCTGGCTCGCCACGGCCGGTGTCCCGGTGACGCTGGTCGCGCGCGTCGGTGACGACGCCCCCGGGCGGGACCGGATCGCCGAGCTGGTGGCGGCCGGCGTGGAGTCCGCGGTCGCGATCGACCCGGAGCTGCCGACCGCGTCGATCGCCGTGCTGGTGGACGGCGACGGCGAGCGGACGATGTTCCCCGACCGGGCGGCGGCCGACCGGCTCGACGCGGCGGACGTCGCGGCCGTGGTCGGGCGGGACGACATCCGGCACCTGCACCTGTCCGGTTACGCGCTGCTGGACGCCGGTTCCCGGAAGGCCGGGCTGGCCGCGCTGGACGTCGCCAAGGAACGTCGCCTCACGATCTCGGTGGACGCGGCGTCCGCCGCACCGCTGGAGGCAGCCGGGCCGGAGCGGTTCCTCCGCTGGATCGCACGTGTCGATCTGCTGCTGGCCAACGCCGCCGAGGCGGCGGTGCTCACCGGGCTGTCCGACCCGTCGGTGGCCGCCGCCCGGCTCGCCGAGGCGGTGGACACCGCGGTCGTGAAGGACGGCGCGGGCGGTGCGTGGTGGCGCGGAGCGAGCGGAGCCGCCTGGGTCGCCGCGGAGCCCGCCCGGCGCGTTGTGGACACCACCGGTGCCGGAGACGCGTTCGCCGCCGGACTGCTGGCCGCCTGGCTCACCGGCGCCGGTCCGGCCGGGGCGCTTGCCGCGGGGGCCCGGGCAGGCACGCTCGCCGTCGGCCTCCCCGGTGCCCGGCCCTAA
- a CDS encoding pseudouridine-5'-phosphate glycosidase, with protein sequence MTRKYGVRVEIEPPLGRYRIRLGAEVAEALGTGTPVVALESTILSHGLPRPRNLEVGAEIERTVRATGAVPATVGVLGGEIVVGLDAEQLRHLALTDGVAKASVRDLPVLAAKRGDGATTVASTAAVAAAVGIPVFATGGLGGVHRDAATTFDESADLGTLARTPIAVVCAGVKSILDVPATLERLESSGVTVLGYRTDQFPGFYLSDSGYPVGWRADEVSEIAETLRATRELKLGSGAVVVANPLPVSEQLDPALHDRVLAEGLAGLEREGVTGKDVTPYLLAHFHAATEGESLTVNTRIILRNAELAGRIAVAFAGTRTALA encoded by the coding sequence ATCACCAGGAAGTACGGTGTTCGCGTGGAGATCGAACCCCCGCTCGGGCGCTATCGAATCCGGCTCGGCGCCGAGGTGGCGGAGGCGTTGGGCACCGGCACTCCGGTGGTCGCGCTGGAGAGCACGATCCTGTCCCACGGGCTTCCCCGCCCGCGGAACCTCGAGGTGGGTGCGGAGATCGAGCGCACGGTCCGCGCGACCGGTGCGGTACCGGCCACGGTCGGCGTCCTCGGCGGGGAGATCGTCGTCGGCCTCGACGCCGAGCAGCTGCGCCACCTGGCGCTCACCGACGGCGTCGCCAAGGCCAGCGTCCGCGACCTGCCGGTGCTCGCGGCCAAGCGGGGCGACGGAGCGACCACCGTCGCGAGCACCGCGGCGGTGGCCGCGGCGGTCGGCATCCCGGTGTTCGCGACCGGCGGCCTGGGCGGTGTGCACCGCGACGCCGCGACGACGTTCGACGAGTCCGCCGACCTCGGCACGCTGGCCCGGACGCCGATCGCGGTGGTCTGCGCCGGCGTGAAGTCGATCCTCGACGTTCCGGCGACGCTGGAGCGGCTGGAGTCCTCCGGCGTGACCGTGCTGGGCTACCGCACCGACCAGTTCCCGGGCTTCTACCTCTCCGACTCCGGTTACCCGGTCGGGTGGCGGGCCGACGAGGTGAGCGAGATCGCCGAGACGCTCCGGGCCACCCGGGAGCTGAAACTGGGGTCCGGCGCGGTCGTGGTCGCGAACCCGCTGCCGGTATCCGAGCAGCTGGATCCGGCGCTGCACGACCGGGTGCTCGCCGAGGGGCTGGCCGGGCTGGAGCGGGAGGGCGTGACCGGCAAGGACGTGACCCCGTACCTGCTGGCGCACTTCCACGCCGCGACCGAGGGCGAGAGCCTGACCGTCAACACCCGGATCATCCTGCGCAACGCCGAGCTGGCCGGCCGAATCGCGGTGGCGTTCGCCGGAACCCGGACGGCGCTCGCGTGA
- a CDS encoding DUF3039 domain-containing protein: MGATETLERPETRERQTDNGPEVFHYVKKNKIAESAVMGTMVQALCGEVFPVTKSPKPNSPVCPACKEIYDSLPKGE, from the coding sequence GTGGGAGCCACTGAGACGCTGGAGCGGCCGGAGACCCGAGAGCGCCAGACCGACAACGGCCCCGAGGTCTTCCACTACGTGAAGAAGAACAAGATCGCCGAAAGTGCGGTCATGGGCACGATGGTACAGGCACTCTGTGGCGAAGTCTTCCCCGTGACGAAGTCGCCGAAGCCGAACTCGCCGGTCTGCCCGGCCTGCAAGGAGATCTACGACTCGCTGCCCAAGGGGGAGTGA
- a CDS encoding YihY/virulence factor BrkB family protein, with protein sequence MRTTLSGIWRVIRSMLAKAWQDRILGLSAEAAFWQLLSVPPLFLAILGVLGYAGRWTGTDLVNRTEAHALRLTDRLVSPSVQHDVVAPIVGELLRHGRGEVATIALVLSLWAGSSSTATFVNTVSIAYGQRELRGAVASRLLALWLYIFTLATAVVAVPLAILGPDFVVAWLPDGWHSAAEAVIRLAYWPVTAGIVFTALSAFYHYATPVRLRWRRALPGAALALLLFIGLSWVLRLYLGRLAGEMLLFSTLAAPIVALLYFYVLAFAVLLGAELNGTLEQLHPAGRRPRHLHRIARLGRKLAAAFRGRRPAEDPPAEPEPEAESEPDEAKAPVERTDRTDAESARSAAVLAHSPLGSES encoded by the coding sequence GTGCGGACCACGCTGAGCGGGATCTGGCGGGTCATCCGCTCGATGCTGGCGAAGGCGTGGCAGGACCGGATCCTCGGTCTGTCGGCCGAAGCGGCGTTCTGGCAGCTGCTTTCGGTGCCCCCGCTCTTCCTCGCGATCCTCGGCGTCCTGGGTTACGCCGGACGCTGGACCGGCACCGACCTCGTCAACCGCACCGAGGCCCACGCGCTGCGGCTGACGGACCGGCTGGTGAGCCCGAGCGTGCAGCACGACGTCGTGGCGCCGATCGTCGGCGAGCTGCTGCGGCACGGTCGCGGTGAGGTGGCGACGATCGCGCTCGTGCTGTCGCTGTGGGCCGGTTCGTCGTCCACCGCGACGTTCGTCAACACGGTGTCGATCGCCTACGGGCAGCGCGAGCTGCGGGGTGCGGTGGCCAGCCGGCTGCTCGCGCTCTGGCTCTACATCTTCACGCTGGCCACCGCCGTGGTGGCGGTGCCGCTGGCGATTCTGGGGCCGGACTTCGTCGTGGCCTGGCTGCCGGACGGCTGGCACTCGGCCGCCGAAGCGGTGATCCGGCTGGCGTACTGGCCGGTGACCGCCGGGATCGTGTTCACCGCACTGTCCGCGTTCTACCACTACGCGACGCCGGTGCGGCTGCGATGGCGGCGGGCGCTGCCGGGCGCGGCGCTGGCGCTGCTGCTGTTCATCGGGCTCTCGTGGGTGCTGCGGCTCTACCTCGGCCGTCTGGCCGGCGAGATGCTGCTGTTCTCCACGCTCGCGGCGCCGATCGTCGCGCTGCTGTACTTCTACGTGCTGGCGTTCGCGGTGCTGCTCGGCGCCGAGCTGAACGGGACGCTGGAGCAGTTGCACCCGGCCGGCCGCCGGCCGCGCCATCTGCACCGGATCGCGCGTCTCGGGCGCAAGCTGGCCGCCGCGTTCCGCGGTCGGCGGCCGGCGGAGGATCCTCCGGCTGAGCCGGAGCCAGAGGCGGAGTCCGAACCGGACGAGGCGAAAGCGCCCGTGGAGCGCACGGACCGGACCGACGCGGAGTCGGCCCGGTCAGCGGCGGTCCTGGCTCACTCCCCCTTGGGCAGCGAGTCGTAG
- a CDS encoding DEAD/DEAH box helicase, translating into MTANPVNAAVGTVGGAAPPLRVWQRKALVEYLRRSPQDFLAVATPGAGKTTFALRIAAELLADRTVSQVTVVAPTEHLKTQWAQAAARVGIQLDPTFSSAGLTSSDFHGIVVTYAQVGLYPQIHHRRCTARPTLVILDEIHHAGDSRTWGDGVRMAFEPATRRLALTGTPFRSDANPIPFVQYERDRNGLTRSRSDSNYGYADALRDQVVRPVLFLAYSGEAKWRTSAGEELTARLGEPLTAEQTAQAWRTALDPKGDWMPQVLRAADARLTVVRQHGMADAGGLVIATDHQAAKAYAELLRRVTGKAPVVVLSDDGAASAKIAAFGASEDRWMVAVRMVSEGVDIPRLAVGVYATSASTPLYFAQAIGRFVRARRPGETATVFLPSVPVLLGLAGEMEVERDHVLDRPHREKLLDDDLVAAANKQEDEDTDDKPKFTALSASAHLDQVIYDGASFGTGAAPGTAEEEEYLGLPGLLTSDQIAALLAKRQADQVAAQRKAASERKAAGGPAIPEPEAVPTSSFARRQMLRKQLNTLVAAQHHRTNRPHGQIHAELRRLCGGPPSAQATIEQLEERIATIQTW; encoded by the coding sequence TTGACCGCGAACCCAGTGAACGCGGCTGTCGGCACGGTCGGCGGAGCCGCGCCGCCGCTCCGCGTCTGGCAGCGGAAAGCCCTCGTCGAGTACCTCCGCCGGTCGCCGCAGGACTTCCTCGCGGTCGCGACCCCGGGAGCCGGAAAGACGACGTTCGCACTCCGGATCGCCGCGGAGCTGCTCGCCGACCGCACGGTCAGTCAGGTCACGGTCGTCGCGCCGACCGAGCACCTGAAGACGCAGTGGGCGCAGGCGGCAGCCCGGGTCGGCATCCAGCTCGACCCGACGTTCTCCTCCGCCGGGCTCACGTCCTCGGACTTCCACGGCATCGTCGTGACGTACGCCCAGGTCGGTCTCTACCCGCAGATCCACCACCGCCGGTGCACCGCACGGCCGACGCTGGTGATCCTCGACGAGATCCACCACGCCGGTGACTCGCGGACGTGGGGCGACGGCGTCCGGATGGCGTTCGAGCCGGCCACCCGGCGGCTCGCGCTGACCGGTACGCCGTTCCGGTCGGACGCGAACCCGATCCCGTTCGTGCAGTACGAGCGCGACCGCAACGGGCTGACCCGGTCCCGGTCGGATTCCAACTACGGCTACGCGGACGCCCTGCGCGACCAGGTCGTCCGGCCGGTGCTGTTCCTGGCGTACTCCGGCGAGGCGAAGTGGCGCACCAGCGCCGGTGAGGAGCTCACCGCGCGCCTGGGCGAGCCGCTCACCGCCGAACAGACCGCCCAGGCCTGGCGGACCGCGCTCGACCCCAAGGGCGACTGGATGCCGCAGGTCCTGCGCGCCGCCGACGCCCGGCTCACGGTCGTCCGGCAGCACGGCATGGCCGACGCCGGCGGCCTGGTCATCGCCACCGATCACCAGGCCGCGAAGGCCTACGCCGAGCTGTTGCGGCGGGTCACCGGGAAGGCGCCGGTCGTGGTGCTCTCCGACGACGGCGCGGCGAGCGCCAAGATCGCCGCGTTCGGGGCGTCGGAGGACCGGTGGATGGTCGCGGTCCGGATGGTGTCCGAAGGTGTCGACATCCCGCGGCTGGCGGTCGGGGTCTACGCGACCAGCGCCAGCACGCCGCTGTACTTCGCGCAGGCGATCGGGCGGTTCGTCCGGGCCCGGCGCCCGGGGGAGACCGCGACGGTGTTCCTGCCGAGCGTCCCGGTGCTGCTGGGGCTCGCCGGTGAGATGGAGGTCGAGCGCGACCACGTGCTCGACCGGCCGCACCGGGAGAAGCTACTCGACGACGACCTGGTCGCCGCGGCCAACAAGCAAGAGGACGAGGACACCGACGACAAGCCGAAGTTCACCGCGCTCTCGGCGTCGGCGCATCTGGACCAGGTGATCTACGACGGTGCCTCGTTCGGCACCGGAGCGGCACCCGGCACCGCCGAGGAGGAGGAGTACCTGGGGCTGCCCGGGCTGCTCACCTCCGACCAGATCGCGGCGCTGCTGGCGAAGCGGCAGGCCGATCAGGTGGCGGCGCAGCGGAAGGCCGCGTCCGAGCGGAAGGCCGCCGGCGGCCCGGCGATCCCGGAGCCGGAGGCGGTGCCGACGTCGAGCTTCGCGCGGCGCCAGATGCTGCGGAAGCAGCTGAACACGTTGGTCGCCGCGCAGCACCACCGCACGAACCGGCCGCACGGCCAGATCCACGCCGAACTGCGCCGTCTCTGCGGTGGCCCCCCGAGCGCCCAGGCGACCATCGAACAGTTGGAAGAACGCATCGCCACGATTCAGACCTGGTGA
- a CDS encoding DUF7455 domain-containing protein — MTPTLTPPPTEAPSAGERCDRCGAAAKVRAVLPGGGDLVFCGHHGNKYAKDLEKVAVQILRSED; from the coding sequence ATGACCCCGACCCTGACCCCGCCGCCGACCGAGGCGCCGTCAGCTGGCGAGCGTTGCGACCGGTGTGGTGCGGCTGCCAAGGTCCGGGCAGTTCTGCCCGGCGGCGGCGACCTCGTCTTCTGCGGTCACCACGGAAACAAGTACGCCAAGGACCTCGAGAAGGTGGCAGTCCAGATCCTTCGTAGCGAGGACTAA
- a CDS encoding RNA polymerase sigma factor, translated as MTDADRTPPRADIVRSLVDTLTARAGDTASLTSDEVARVLGGAGVSPAQGKKILQGLSIAGVTVVVNGSADPRPTRRRVAAARSATTPASKATTAKTTRPAAAPAAAPGDASAAATPRPAKRAPAKKAAAAAAAPAAGAAPAEGAPTAGPPGEGGLAVDEPVVLTDGEEEEFAFDEEEEESEALKQARKDAELTASADSVRAYLKQIGKVALLNAEEEVDLAKRIEAGLYAAERMRQGEDRGEKMQHQLRRDLNWIIRDGERAKNHLLEANLRLVVSLAKRYTGRGMAFLDLIQEGNLGLIRAVEKFDYTKGYKFSTYATWWIRQAITRAMADQARTIRIPVHMVEVINKLGRIQRELLQDLGREPTPEELAKEMDITPEKVLEIQQYAREPISLDQTIGDEGDSQLGDFIEDSEAVVAVDAVSFTLLQDQLQSVLQTLSEREAGVVRLRFGLADGQPRTLDEIGQVYGVTRERIRQIESKTMSKLRHPSRSQVLRDYLD; from the coding sequence GTGACAGACGCCGACCGCACCCCTCCGCGGGCCGACATCGTCCGTTCCCTCGTCGACACGCTGACAGCGCGGGCGGGTGATACCGCCTCCCTCACCTCCGACGAGGTGGCGCGGGTTCTTGGTGGTGCGGGGGTGTCGCCAGCCCAAGGCAAGAAGATCCTGCAGGGCCTGTCGATCGCCGGCGTCACCGTCGTCGTCAACGGCTCCGCCGATCCGCGTCCGACTCGTCGACGCGTGGCCGCCGCCCGCTCGGCCACCACCCCCGCGTCGAAGGCGACGACGGCGAAGACGACACGGCCTGCTGCCGCCCCCGCCGCCGCACCGGGTGACGCCTCCGCCGCCGCGACGCCCCGCCCGGCGAAGCGCGCCCCCGCCAAGAAGGCCGCGGCCGCTGCCGCCGCTCCGGCCGCCGGTGCCGCCCCCGCTGAAGGCGCGCCGACCGCCGGTCCTCCCGGCGAGGGTGGCCTGGCCGTCGACGAGCCGGTCGTGCTCACCGACGGCGAAGAGGAAGAGTTCGCGTTCGACGAGGAAGAGGAGGAGTCCGAGGCGCTGAAGCAGGCGCGTAAGGACGCCGAGCTCACCGCGTCGGCCGACTCCGTCCGCGCCTACCTGAAGCAGATCGGCAAGGTCGCGCTGCTCAACGCGGAGGAGGAGGTCGACCTCGCCAAGCGCATCGAGGCCGGTCTCTACGCCGCCGAGCGGATGCGCCAGGGCGAGGACCGCGGCGAGAAGATGCAGCACCAGCTGCGCCGCGACCTAAACTGGATCATCCGCGACGGCGAGCGCGCCAAGAACCACCTGCTGGAGGCGAACCTCCGGCTGGTCGTCTCGCTGGCCAAGCGCTACACCGGCCGCGGCATGGCGTTCCTCGACCTGATCCAGGAAGGCAACCTGGGCCTCATCCGGGCGGTCGAGAAGTTCGACTACACCAAGGGCTACAAGTTCTCCACGTACGCCACCTGGTGGATCCGGCAGGCGATCACCCGGGCGATGGCCGACCAGGCCCGGACGATCCGTATCCCGGTGCACATGGTCGAGGTCATCAACAAGCTCGGCCGCATACAGCGTGAGCTGCTCCAGGACCTGGGCCGCGAGCCCACCCCCGAAGAGCTCGCCAAGGAAATGGACATCACCCCGGAGAAGGTGCTGGAGATCCAGCAGTACGCCCGGGAGCCGATCTCGCTCGACCAGACGATCGGCGACGAGGGCGACAGCCAGCTCGGCGACTTCATCGAGGACTCCGAGGCGGTCGTCGCGGTCGACGCGGTCAGCTTCACGCTGCTGCAGGACCAGCTCCAGTCGGTGCTCCAGACGCTGTCGGAGCGGGAGGCGGGTGTGGTCCGGCTCCGCTTCGGCCTCGCCGACGGCCAGCCGCGGACGCTGGACGAGATCGGCCAGGTCTACGGCGTGACCCGGGAGCGGATCCGCCAGATCGAGTCGAAGACGATGTCGAAGCTGCGGCACCCGTCGCGGTCCCAGGTACTCCGCGACTACCTGGACTGA
- a CDS encoding inositol monophosphatase family protein has protein sequence MAAVEPTELLDLAVDLVRRAAVLVGEQRAAAVASVETKSTPTDPVTAADRASEQLVVEGLAAARPGDLVLGEEGGFRPVGAEAAPDAVRWLLDPIDGTVNFVYGIPAYAVSLAAEVDGVVVAGVVRNVVTGEEWTATRGGGAWRDGVRLNGSAVTALGSALVGTGFGYAAQRRREQAEVLLRLLPEIRDIRRIGSAALDLCAAAEGRLDAFFERGLSPWDRAAGGLIAEEAGLLFTGLHGQPAGDEMTLAAPPALHPALHDALIAAGAQP, from the coding sequence ATGGCAGCAGTGGAGCCCACCGAACTCCTGGACCTCGCCGTCGATCTGGTTCGCCGGGCGGCCGTCCTGGTCGGCGAACAGCGGGCGGCCGCGGTCGCCTCGGTGGAGACCAAGTCGACGCCGACGGACCCGGTCACCGCGGCCGACCGGGCGTCCGAGCAACTGGTGGTGGAGGGGTTGGCCGCCGCGCGCCCCGGCGACCTGGTGCTCGGCGAGGAGGGCGGGTTCCGGCCGGTCGGTGCCGAGGCCGCCCCGGACGCCGTGCGGTGGCTGCTGGACCCGATCGACGGCACGGTCAACTTCGTCTACGGCATCCCGGCGTACGCGGTGTCGCTGGCCGCGGAGGTCGACGGTGTGGTCGTCGCGGGCGTGGTCCGGAACGTCGTCACCGGGGAGGAGTGGACCGCGACCCGGGGCGGTGGTGCGTGGCGGGACGGTGTGCGGTTGAACGGCTCGGCCGTGACCGCGCTGGGGAGTGCGCTGGTGGGCACCGGGTTCGGCTACGCGGCGCAGCGACGGCGAGAGCAGGCCGAGGTGCTGCTCCGGCTGCTGCCCGAGATCCGGGACATCCGGCGGATCGGGTCGGCCGCACTCGACCTGTGCGCGGCGGCCGAGGGACGGCTGGACGCGTTCTTCGAGCGTGGGCTGAGCCCGTGGGACCGCGCGGCCGGCGGGCTGATCGCCGAGGAGGCGGGCCTGCTCTTCACCGGCCTGCACGGCCAGCCGGCCGGCGACGAGATGACCCTCGCCGCACCCCCCGCCCTCCACCCGGCCCTACACGACGCGCTGATCGCGGCCGGCGCGCAGCCGTGA
- a CDS encoding LytR C-terminal domain-containing protein, with translation MSLARVRALTVIGVLALVAVITVVWAIVTDDQTGKSARGCDTVQASIPAPSAVKVRVYNGTDEQGLADKVGQALKKRGFNVLTVGNDPQGEPVSQTAQIRYGPTGAGAAQLLQASVRGSVIVDDAREDASIDVVLGIEFKDLTPEEDVPAELENLDPVQPTDAAC, from the coding sequence GTGAGCCTGGCGCGGGTCAGGGCGCTGACGGTAATCGGGGTATTGGCGCTGGTCGCCGTCATCACCGTGGTGTGGGCGATCGTCACCGACGACCAGACCGGGAAGTCGGCTCGAGGGTGCGACACCGTGCAGGCGAGCATCCCGGCGCCGAGCGCGGTGAAGGTGCGCGTCTACAACGGCACCGACGAGCAGGGGCTCGCCGACAAGGTGGGGCAGGCGCTGAAGAAGCGCGGGTTCAACGTCCTCACGGTCGGCAACGACCCGCAGGGCGAACCGGTCTCGCAGACCGCGCAGATCCGCTACGGACCGACCGGCGCCGGTGCGGCGCAGCTGCTGCAGGCGTCCGTGCGGGGCAGCGTGATCGTCGACGACGCCCGCGAGGACGCCAGCATCGACGTCGTCCTCGGGATCGAGTTCAAGGACCTCACCCCCGAGGAAGACGTCCCCGCCGAGCTCGAAAACCTGGACCCCGTTCAACCCACCGACGCGGCCTGCTGA
- the rsgA gene encoding GTPase RsgA: MTDVDGTHCGCLAATGPVRAVAGPELMPVAGDWAVLSGDEIVTILPRTSTVRHSRGADDVRGEVLAANVDLVLVMQAFSADLTPDRTERLLALAAASAATPVLVLSQVDLAPSGAALRSVLADLAILAESCPGTRVVGISTIPDHPGAAGLHRLRALLPSSPACAAAVVGPAGCGKSTTVDALSGGAPRAGTGSALVPLPGGGVLVDTPGCAANEPDWLAERYLSRLRAAQRERWRAGPQPRRRLRPLAGGA, encoded by the coding sequence GTGACCGACGTCGACGGGACGCACTGCGGCTGCCTGGCCGCGACCGGGCCGGTGCGCGCCGTGGCCGGGCCCGAGCTGATGCCGGTGGCCGGCGACTGGGCCGTGCTCTCCGGCGACGAAATCGTCACGATCCTCCCCAGGACGTCCACGGTGCGGCACAGCCGCGGTGCGGACGACGTCCGGGGCGAGGTGCTGGCCGCCAACGTCGACCTGGTGCTGGTGATGCAGGCGTTCTCCGCCGACCTGACGCCGGACCGCACCGAACGGCTGCTCGCGCTCGCCGCCGCCAGCGCGGCGACCCCGGTCCTCGTGCTCAGCCAGGTCGATCTCGCGCCGAGCGGCGCCGCGCTCCGATCCGTGCTGGCTGACCTCGCGATACTCGCCGAGAGCTGTCCGGGCACCCGCGTCGTGGGGATCAGCACGATCCCCGACCATCCCGGCGCGGCCGGGCTGCACCGCCTGCGGGCGCTGCTACCGAGTTCGCCCGCCTGCGCGGCCGCGGTCGTCGGCCCGGCCGGCTGTGGCAAGAGCACGACGGTGGACGCATTGTCCGGCGGCGCTCCGCGGGCAGGAACCGGGTCGGCGCTGGTGCCGCTGCCCGGCGGCGGTGTGCTCGTGGACACCCCCGGATGTGCGGCGAACGAGCCGGACTGGCTGGCCGAGCGCTATCTCAGCCGGTTGCGCGCGGCGCAGCGGGAGCGGTGGCGAGCCGGTCCGCAACCGCGTCGCCGGCTCCGCCCGCTGGCCGGCGGAGCCTGA